ttttccattatttaaaaggaataaaaaaaaaaaaggaaagcgaACGAGAGCTGCTTCCCAAGTAGCTTTCCAGCTCGTGGCTGGTGCTCAGAGCAGCCTTTGTTCTCGGCCAGCGCCGGGACGTGCTCGCGGGGAGCAGCGGCGCTCGCAGAGGCACCCCCATGGAGATTTGGGGGGGCTGCACCCATCCAAGGGGGGGGGCAAACAGCATCCCCGTCCCTGTTGCGGGGACCGGTGGCACCGAAGGACGTGCCCGTGCGCCCCACGAGCGGTCAGCCAGCGTTCTCCTGGCTtgctccccctccccatttttttcccttccccaatTTGGGAACTCCAGCCCCAGCTTGGACGGGGTTGGGAGGTAACGAGAAGCAGCTGAGACGCGCTGAGCACCGCGGGGACGCATcctgcagggggctggggcGCTCGCTGTGCCGGCGTCCCACGCTTGGGGACCGCACCGAGGGGCACCTGCGCCTCTGGGGGGTTGAGCTTTGGGGTTTTGCCCTTTGGGGTTTTGGCCTTTGGGGTTTTGCCCTTTGGGGTCTGACTTTTGGGGTGTTGACCTTTAGGGTTTTGCCCTTTGAGGGGTTTGACCTTTGGGGTTTTGACCCCGAAGCTGCTTCGTTGTGGGAACCCCTCCTGCTCCATCTCTGGGTGCAGCGTGGGGTCCCCAgggaccccctccccagcaccaggacccggcagcgcccagcacctcctggggaggggcaggggggttATTTTGGTCCCCGATGATGCTTTTTGGGGTGAGCTCAGGGCTGCACAATTCAGGTGGGGTGTGGATCTGGCCAGGAAGCTGCCAGatccccggggctggggggcgtCGGAGGGTCCCACACCCTCCGGCCCcatggaggtggggggggggggcagcaggaggatttggctgcagcccccagcccagcccctgacCCCAGGCAGTTTTCCAACCCTCGGGAATGTGGGGTTGGGCTGGGACACCCAGCACGGACCTCCCGCACCCGTCCCACCCTGGCCACCCCCCTGCAGCCATCTCCTggtccccagcaccccggggtgggAGCGGGGCTGCGTAGGGGGcgtgggggaaggagggatgggAGAATTTGGGagcccccctccagccctgctccttttttgggggggcaggatggggcaCATCTCCCTGAGGCTTTTGGGGGGGCTTCAAAGCTGCTGGTGGACAatgggagctggggggagccatccttttttttttgtgtgcgtcttcatttttgccatttttccccccattttctCCCCCCGTGCCCAAAATAACATCGGGAGCTGCTTCCATCTGCTGCCTCTGACCAAGCTGAGCAGACGGTGGAAAAaatcctgccccccccccccccagcatcccaCCCCCCAGGGCGCTGCCACCAGCGATGCCCTCGGGGGATCACCCCCCGATGTCCCCCCATGATGGGGTCAGGGCCCTGAGCCCCCCAGGAATGGGGGCGGGGACCCTCTGCCAGCTTTTTGGGGGCacgtggggtgggggggcaccCCCCCCACCCGTTGCATCCATCCTCAGCATTTTTCCttccaggcaggaggaggagagggacaGGTTTTGGCTGccgcagcacccaggggtggtTTTGGCGAACTccccttgtcccccccccctccccaccgcTGCCCCGTCCCCTTTGATCTCGCCAGCGGCAGCATCCAGTAGAAGGGCGAAAAAATGCCTGGATTTGGCCAAACCGTGTTTTAAAAGGGAAACATTGTCCCGAGAGCAGGAGGGGATGTTTTGGACCCAAACACGGAGCCTGTTCCATTACGGCATCCTCcggggctggtgggggggggggggtttacGGGACCGCAGCCCAACGCGGGGTCCACGTGCAGGAGCCCCCCCCCAGTTCCTACATCCtccaggaccccccccaaacCTTGTTGGATGGACGGACAGACCCCCAGCTCCCGCCTCGCTTAATGGGGCTGGGCTCATCCCCATGTGCCGGGAGCCGTGGGGAGGTTTTTgggtcccgtccccccccccccaggctgccaCGTCCCCCGGCTGCGGGGTTGGATGGggcccccccgccccgtgccGCTGCACGGCCGCCAGTTGCTTGAACCGGGCCCAAGGcaaacaggagctgctgggacgATGCTACCGTGCGGGGTGGTGGGAGGGGGGTACGGGGCCAGCCCTGCGTGGagcaacccccccaaaaaaaataataaaaaaaaaaataaaaaaaaaatcccccaccCCATCCTGGGTACGTCGAGGAGTGGGGGGGGTTTGGGAACGATCCTGGGTCCCCCCCCCAGGTTTGTCGCCAAGTTTGGGGCAGCCCAGAGAAACCCAGCAGCCACGTGGGTGTAAACACAAACCGtatatttcataataaataatgtaCAAATTGGTGGCGTGCCCGGGGCCGCGTCCTGCCGtcgtctccccccccccccctccccttccccccccccacctcccacctCCACCGTGTGCTGAGCTGCCCCAGTTCTGCCCGCGGGGGCTGGCGGCGAGGAAAAAAGGGGAGGTTGGAAGAAAGGGCTTGGGTTTTGCCTGGGGAAAAGGATTTGGGGGCAAAACGCACACCCTGAGGGCAAAGGATCCggggcaaggggggggggggggtgcaggatcaggcccagtgCTGAGCTTGGGTGGAAGCTGCAGGGTCCGAgcctggggtccccagcacgCTGCCTGCACCCAAGCCTCTACCACCCAATGCGGGAGGGAGAAAAGGGCTTTTTATCCAAacccttgcttttttttccccaaaaagacACCCCGTATTTCCTTATCCTGCCCCAAAGGGCTGCTGCATCCAGCCAGGACCAAGGATTCCCCCAGGAGGACCCCCAGGTGCCACCAATCCCCAGCACATGGCACCCCTTCCCCAACGAGCCCTCTCCCCTATTTGCGTCCCACGTCCCCCCcccctgcatttttttctcttttttctatttttaaataacccCCGAGGGGCCACATCctgcggccggggccggggggtgaGCACCACGAGCTGCCccgcacggggctggggggcgagggcaggggacagcacccggagagggggggggagatCCAGGCTCAGACACGGGGGCACCTCCCCCTTGGGAAAAGTGTCCTTTGGTCATGGGGGGGGACACAACACAGCCCCCACCAGACGTGTCCCTTTGTCCCTTGGCACCTCTGCGTCCCCCCCTGTCCCACCCCTCCCCATCGGTCGGTATAAATGAGCGCGGGTAAAAGCGAGGGGGAAAGTGGAGGGCTGGGGGGCGAAaagggggggcacggggacaccgCGGCGCTCACTGCTGCGCCTAGGTCCGGCCCATCCTCCGCCGGCTGCTGGGGGTCCGGCGGGTCGGCGTGGGGCTCAGGGCTCGCACGCCGGAGGCGAAGTCCAGCACCTCGGGGGGTGCGCCGCGGCGCAGCTCGCCGGCCCCCATCTCGCGCCGGATCTCCTCCAGCGCCTCGGCCGGCGAAGTCAGCAGGCGCTGGAAGAAGCTCTCGCGCCCCGCCGGCCTCTCCTGGCAGGTGAAGGTGACGGCGGTGCCCGCGTCCGACTTCATCTCCCGCGAGAAGCCGTCCGAGGTGCCGTCGAAGCAGCGGCCGATGGCGATCTCCTTGGCCAGGCGCGGGTTCTGGTCCGTCACCGTGTAGATGCCGTAGTTGTGCCCCAACGGGTCGACCGGCGCCAGCATGGTGAAGGAGGCCGTGTTGTTGGTGTCGGCCACCGGCGGGTGCCGGGCCAGGTAGTCCCTCAGGAGGCCGTTGACGGCCGTGCGGCGGCAGCTGCCTTGGGGGATGATGGAGACCAAGGTGCGGTCCACCAGGCTCTGGTCGTAGAGCATCCCGCTGCACTTGAACTCCACGCAGGCTCCCgagctgttctccagcagcCCGTCCCGCACGCTGCGGGTGTCCCGGAGCCCGTAGAGCTGCCCCCGGGTGCGGGGGTGGCTGCCCCCCACGTTACGGGACCTCACCATGTACTCCTGCGGGCCCTCGATCCGCACCTTGATGAAGCACGCCCTGAACTCCTGCGGGTTGGGCCACCACGCCAGGTAGTCGCCGGTCCAGGAGGTCAGGTCGCTCTCCTTGAAGGGCACCACGTTGTACTCGTACTTGTCCACCTCCACCCGGTAGAATCGGAAGTGGTTGGCGCTCACCGGCGCCTCCTCGCACTCCTTGAGGCTGCGGTAGGGGTAGACGGGGCCGTTGGTCTCGTCGATGTTGTTGGGGTCGGGCTTGGCCACGTTGATCTGGAAGGCCGTCTTCTTGAAGCTGGGGTCGTCGTGGTCCAGCCGGCGGTAGCCCAGCTTGTTCAGGTAGGGCTGGGACACCCCCACGGCGTTGGGGTTGAGCTTGGGGCTGGAGGCCACGGCCTCCAGCTCCTCGCCACCCAGCGTGGCGGTGAGATAAGCCGAGTAGGCGTCGGGGCGCCGGGCGTCGCAGAAGGCGGGCAGGCAGGCGCCGTTGGGGCCGGTGACCACGCTGTCGAAGCGGCCCCAGGCCCGCGGGTTGGCGGGGAAGCCGGGCTGGGGCTCCAGGTTGATGAGGCTGATGACCACCCCCTCCAGCTGCTCGTAGGGGTTGAATTTCTCGTTGCTGTAAGCCCTGACCTTGACGAAGCAGCGGCGGTCCTCCGGCACGTCCAGGTTGAAGAGGCGCCGCTCGCGGATCTCCATGTTGCCGATGAGGAAGGttctctcctccctcttcccccgCCTCTCCTTGGCCGGGCGGAAGacgccctcctcctcccacaaGCCGGTCTCGGGGTTCAAGGACCACAGCTTCATCTTCTTCAGGTGCTCCGCCATCCGGATCTGCCCCGCGTCCATCCGCACCTCCACCGGCCCCGTCTGCAGCGCCTCGCCCGAATCCCCTTCCCGAAAATCCACGGCGAACATGCCGTAGGTCCGCAGGGGGACGATCTCCCCCTCGGCGTTGGCGAAGCTCAGGTCGCTGGAGGCGGCCCCGGCCGTGGCGATGTCCCTGGGGTCCAGGAAGGTGACGCTGGCTTTGACGGTGCCGCTGAAAACCTCCCCGGAGGGACGGAGGAAGGCTCCGGCGGGGATGACGAGCTCCCCGACGGGCTCCTGGCCGCCCACCTCGCCCAGCGGGATGGCGTTGGTCCGGCCGGCGTCCAGCTCCACCGGCTCCTTCTTCCTCATCATCTTCACCTCCTGGTAAACCGCTCCGCCCCGGCTGTTGAAGGGCAGCACCTTGACGGCGTCCACGAAGCGCTGCTGCCGGTCCACGAAGCGGGCCACCAGGCGCTGCGTGTCCGGCGGCACCTCGATGGTGAAGGAGCCCTGGTAGCCGGTGAAGCCGATCTTCTTCCTCCCCAGGAAGATCTGCCCGAAACGCAGGGGCTCCCCGGTGTCGGCCGCCGTCACCCGTCCCTGCACCAGGACGCGGGG
This genomic interval from Aythya fuligula isolate bAytFul2 chromosome 26, bAytFul2.pri, whole genome shotgun sequence contains the following:
- the CILP2 gene encoding cartilage intermediate layer protein 2, producing the protein MGELPLALLALAALRCAGAPESLENDSEPGKSGAPGKPWKAAPSLADLDLDTAGGGAEWTSWFNIDHPGGDGDYESLEAIRFYYRGRVCERPVAIQARTTEWELPEDVGEVVHFSPKKGFRCVNKEQPQGKTCSNYHIRFLCPLEHIYWSHWSSWSPCSRSACGSSGTQTRQRRCVNAQVVAALKELKCKGKAVERRACSAGPCPEPTWTEWGAWGPCSRSCGSAGTRVRRRSCKNAKKLLCAGRPAEVQKCPPSPCPACPEHTLQGTVVSATGAALPGARIYLEGRPPVLVARSDTRGNFHVAGVCEGTAANVSAHRDGFVPGLAPVISNGSGVSVARVTLQKLEKPYMVLHPKPKVRVAGQEVTFCCKASGTPVPKKYYWYHNGTLLDRKVHKYGSRLALRALVPEQAGTYHCKASTEAGAIRSAPAQLTVLAQGQQSCNPKPEPSLIELPAECRQDAESSRYYDVGHCPPAPCAGSPADGKRCGAGARRCCGVRRMEVREIQCGGAVLPVKVVAECGCGPCARPRVLVQGRVTAADTGEPLRFGQIFLGRKKIGFTGYQGSFTIEVPPDTQRLVARFVDRQQRFVDAVKVLPFNSRGGAVYQEVKMMRKKEPVELDAGRTNAIPLGEVGGQEPVGELVIPAGAFLRPSGEVFSGTVKASVTFLDPRDIATAGAASSDLSFANAEGEIVPLRTYGMFAVDFREGDSGEALQTGPVEVRMDAGQIRMAEHLKKMKLWSLNPETGLWEEEGVFRPAKERRGKREERTFLIGNMEIRERRLFNLDVPEDRRCFVKVRAYSNEKFNPYEQLEGVVISLINLEPQPGFPANPRAWGRFDSVVTGPNGACLPAFCDARRPDAYSAYLTATLGGEELEAVASSPKLNPNAVGVSQPYLNKLGYRRLDHDDPSFKKTAFQINVAKPDPNNIDETNGPVYPYRSLKECEEAPVSANHFRFYRVEVDKYEYNVVPFKESDLTSWTGDYLAWWPNPQEFRACFIKVRIEGPQEYMVRSRNVGGSHPRTRGQLYGLRDTRSVRDGLLENSSGACVEFKCSGMLYDQSLVDRTLVSIIPQGSCRRTAVNGLLRDYLARHPPVADTNNTASFTMLAPVDPLGHNYGIYTVTDQNPRLAKEIAIGRCFDGTSDGFSREMKSDAGTAVTFTCQERPAGRESFFQRLLTSPAEALEEIRREMGAGELRRGAPPEVLDFASGVRALSPTPTRRTPSSRRRMGRT